A single Perca flavescens isolate YP-PL-M2 chromosome 2, PFLA_1.0, whole genome shotgun sequence DNA region contains:
- the tecrb gene encoding trans-2,3-enoyl-CoA reductase b isoform X1, translated as MDALALEATSTKKPSNGAAAVAAPLPAQAPVKRKAAKKTKKAVVFFEVEILDAKTKDKLCFLDKVEPNATIGEIKSMFHKSHPQWYPARQSIRLDPKGKSLKDEDVLQHLPVGTTATFYFRDLGAQISWVTVFLTEYTGPLVLYLMFYFRVPFIYAPKYDFTTSKHWVVHLACMCHSFHFFKRLLETLFVHRFSHGTMPLRNIFKNCTYYWGFAAWMAYYINHPLYTPPIYGEQQIRLALVIFLFCQIGNFSIHIALRNLRPPGSKTRKIPYPTKNPFTWIFLLVSCPNYTYELGSWLGFTLMTQCLPVAFFTLVGFIQMTVWAKGKHRSYLKEFRDYPPVRSPILPFIL; from the exons ATGGATGCCCTAGCACTAGAGGCCACCAGCACTAAAAAGCCATCTAACGGGGCGGCGGCGGTGGCTGCCCCGCTGCCGGCTCAAGCCCCGGTCAAGCGCAAAGCtgctaaaaaaactaaaaaggctGTTGTTTTCTTTGAGGTGGAGATACTGGATGCCAAGACCAAGGACAAGCTCTGCTTCCTGGACAAG GTCGAGCCAAATGCCACTATTGGAGAGATCAAGTCTATGTTCCACAAGAGCC ATCCTCAGTGGTACCCAGCCAGGCAGTCCATTCGCCTCGACCCCA AGGGGAAGTCTCTGAAGGATGAGGATGTTCTGCAGCATCTCCCTGTGGGAACCACGGCAACCTTCTACTTCAGAGACCTGGGAGCCCAGATCAGCTGGGTCACA GTCTTTCTGACGGAGTACACCGGTCCTCTGGTTCTCTATCTGATGTTCTACTTCAGAGTTCCCTTCATCTACGcacccaaatatgactttacCACCAGTAAACACTGGGTCGTACA tctcgCCTGTATGTGTCACTCGTTCCACTTCTTTAAGAGGCTTCTGGAGACGCTGTTTGTCCATCGCTTCTCTCATGGAACAATGCCGTTACGCAACATCTTCAAG AACTGTACCTACTACTGGGGCTTTGCAGCATGGATGGCCTATTACATCAACCACCCACTGTACACACCACCCA TCTACGGGGAGCAACAAATCAGACTCGCTCTCGTCATATTCTTG TTCTGTCAGATCGGCAACTTTTCCATCCACATTGCTCTTCGGAACCTCCGTCcaccag GCTCTAAGACCAGAAAGATTCCCTATCCAACCAAGAACCCCTTCACCTGGATCTTCCTGCTGGTCTCCTGCCCCAACTACACCTATGAG CTGGGCTCCTGGCTTGGCTTCACGCTCATGACCCAGTGTCTGCCAGTGGCCTTCTTCACCTTGGTGGGTTTCATCCAGATGACTGTGTGGGCCAAGGGGAAGCACCGCAGCTACCTGAAGGAGTTCCGCGACTACCCTCCTGTCCGCTCACCCATCCTGCCCTTCATCCTGTAG
- the tecrb gene encoding trans-2,3-enoyl-CoA reductase b isoform X2, with product MKHYEVEILDAKTKDKLCFLDKVEPNATIGEIKSMFHKSHPQWYPARQSIRLDPKGKSLKDEDVLQHLPVGTTATFYFRDLGAQISWVTVFLTEYTGPLVLYLMFYFRVPFIYAPKYDFTTSKHWVVHLACMCHSFHFFKRLLETLFVHRFSHGTMPLRNIFKNCTYYWGFAAWMAYYINHPLYTPPIYGEQQIRLALVIFLFCQIGNFSIHIALRNLRPPGSKTRKIPYPTKNPFTWIFLLVSCPNYTYELGSWLGFTLMTQCLPVAFFTLVGFIQMTVWAKGKHRSYLKEFRDYPPVRSPILPFIL from the exons ATGAAGCACTACGAG GTGGAGATACTGGATGCCAAGACCAAGGACAAGCTCTGCTTCCTGGACAAG GTCGAGCCAAATGCCACTATTGGAGAGATCAAGTCTATGTTCCACAAGAGCC ATCCTCAGTGGTACCCAGCCAGGCAGTCCATTCGCCTCGACCCCA AGGGGAAGTCTCTGAAGGATGAGGATGTTCTGCAGCATCTCCCTGTGGGAACCACGGCAACCTTCTACTTCAGAGACCTGGGAGCCCAGATCAGCTGGGTCACA GTCTTTCTGACGGAGTACACCGGTCCTCTGGTTCTCTATCTGATGTTCTACTTCAGAGTTCCCTTCATCTACGcacccaaatatgactttacCACCAGTAAACACTGGGTCGTACA tctcgCCTGTATGTGTCACTCGTTCCACTTCTTTAAGAGGCTTCTGGAGACGCTGTTTGTCCATCGCTTCTCTCATGGAACAATGCCGTTACGCAACATCTTCAAG AACTGTACCTACTACTGGGGCTTTGCAGCATGGATGGCCTATTACATCAACCACCCACTGTACACACCACCCA TCTACGGGGAGCAACAAATCAGACTCGCTCTCGTCATATTCTTG TTCTGTCAGATCGGCAACTTTTCCATCCACATTGCTCTTCGGAACCTCCGTCcaccag GCTCTAAGACCAGAAAGATTCCCTATCCAACCAAGAACCCCTTCACCTGGATCTTCCTGCTGGTCTCCTGCCCCAACTACACCTATGAG CTGGGCTCCTGGCTTGGCTTCACGCTCATGACCCAGTGTCTGCCAGTGGCCTTCTTCACCTTGGTGGGTTTCATCCAGATGACTGTGTGGGCCAAGGGGAAGCACCGCAGCTACCTGAAGGAGTTCCGCGACTACCCTCCTGTCCGCTCACCCATCCTGCCCTTCATCCTGTAG
- the ndufb7 gene encoding NADH dehydrogenase [ubiquinone] 1 beta subcomplex subunit 7, whose protein sequence is MGAHLGRRYVTETGTEPDPSRKFEFDPQFGFPERSEREMVASQEQMNLAQLPLEQRDYCAQYLLKLMKCKRDNWPNFLACKHERHDWDYCEHQDYVMRMKEYERERRLQLRKKRVEAQAEAA, encoded by the exons ATGGGAGCTCACCTGGGCCGACGGTATGTCACCGAGACGGGTACCGAGCCGGACCCATCGAGGAAATTCGAGTTCGACCCCCAGTTTGGCTTTCCAGAGAGAAGCGAGAGAG AGATGGTAGCAAGCCAGGAGCAGATGAATCTGGCCCAGTTGCCTTTGGAGCAGAGAGACTACTGTGCCCAGTACCTCCTGAAACTCATGAAGTGTAAGAGGGACAACTGGCCCAACTTCCTGGCCTGCAAGCATGAGAGACACGACTGGGACTACTGCGAACACCAGGA CTATGTGATGCGTATGAAGgagtatgagagagagaggaggctccagctgaggaagaagagagtCGAGGCTCAGGCTGAAGCTGCATGA
- the dnajb1b gene encoding dnaJ homolog subfamily B member 1b, giving the protein MVKMDKDYYDILGIKKGASEDDIKKAYRKQALRFHPDKNKSPGAEEKFKEIAEAYDVLSDPKKKDIYDRYGEEGLKGGGQPGGGGCGGPGSYSYSFQGDPHAIFAEFFGGRNPFEQFFGARNGGMDENMDTEDPFTRFGMGGGGMGGFPRSFSSGMGGMGPHTSVVKKHQDPSVVHELSVTLEEVLSGCTKKMKISRKRLNPDGQTIRTEDKILEVQIKKGWKEGTKITFPKEGDQTPTNIPADVVFVLKDKAHPVFKRDGSDIIYTAKISLRDALCGCTVNAPTLDGRTVTVSTTDIVQPGMKRRVSGEGLPYPKRPDRRGDLLVEYDVRFPERLSQSARDTIAQVLPRS; this is encoded by the exons ATGGTCAAAATGGATAAAGACTACTACGACATTTTGGGAATTAAAAAAGGAGCGTCGGAGGACGATATAAAGAAAGCTTATCGTAAGCAGGCTCTGCGCTTCCATCCCGACAAAAACAAGTCACCGGGAGCCGAGGAAAAATTCAAAGAAATCGCTGAAGCTTATGACGTTTTGAGCGACCCAAAGAAAAAGGACATTTATGATCGTTATGGTGAAGAAG GTCTGAAAGGCGGAGGCCAACCaggtggtggtggttgtgggGGTCCTGGTTCCTATAGCTACAGCTTCCAGGGTGACCCTCATGCCATTTTTGCAGAGTTCTTCGGTGGACGTAACCCTTTCGAACAGTTCTTTGGTGCCCGCAATGGAGGCATGGATGAGAATATGGACACTGAAGACCCTTTTACCCGCTTTGGGATGGGGGGTGGTGGGATGGGCGGGTTCCCTCGCTCTTTCAGCTCTGGCATGGGAGGAATGGGTCCTCACACTAGTGTCGTTAAGAAGCATCAGGACCCCTCTGTGGTTCATGAGCTCTCTGTGACCTTGGAGGAAGTTTTGTCGGGTTGCACAAAGAAAATGAAGATCTCTCGTAAAAGGCTGAACCCCGATGGGCAAACGATAAGGACAGAGGACAAAATCCTGGAGGTGCAGATAAAGAAGGGGTGGAAAGAGGGCACAAAAATCACGTTTCCCAAAGAGGGGGACCAGACTCCCACAAACATTCCAGCCGACGTGGTCTTTGTGTTGAAGGACAAGGCACATCCGGTGTTCAAACGTGACGGCTCGGACATCATTTACACAGCGAAGATTTCACTCAGAGAT GCCTTGTGTGGCTGCACAGTCAACGCACCCACACTGGACGGCAGAACGGTGACGGTGTCAACAACAGATATCGTGCAGCCAGGGATGAAGCGGCGGGTGAGTGGCGAGGGGCTGCCTTATCCCAAACGGCCCGATCGTCGAGGCGACCTGTTAGTGGAGTATGACGTCAGGTTCCCAGAGAGGCTCAGCCAGAGTGCCCGGGACACCATCGCTCAAGTCCTCCCGCGGTCTTAA